In a genomic window of Syntrophorhabdaceae bacterium:
- a CDS encoding aminotransferase class I/II-fold pyridoxal phosphate-dependent enzyme has product MKYRTRILHTGRDRDPHTGASSIPIYQSSTFAQDDPEKFGNYVYARGSNPTREALEHTIALLESGSRGYAFSSGMAAISSTFLLLKPGDHVVVAEDVYGGTYKILTTLFTRWGLDHTFVDMTFPDRIEKALTSNSKAIFAETPSNPTLKITNLPAVVEIARRRGLLTIIDNTFMSPYFQRPIELGFDIVLHSATKFVGGHSDVIAGLAVTGDKKWGTRLGEIQTYFGSVLGPQDSWLLLRGIKTLSARMEAQQKSAEMMANWLSGHPAVKHVYYPTLPSHPGREIHLRQATGGGAVVSFELADGKAAKHVLRRVKLPLMAVSLGGVESILSYPATMSHSSMSPEERGRRGISDGLVRFSVGLEDPLDLCDDLEQAMKGLSPAK; this is encoded by the coding sequence ATGAAGTACCGAACCAGGATTTTACATACAGGAAGAGACAGGGACCCTCACACGGGGGCATCGAGCATCCCCATTTATCAGTCTTCTACATTCGCACAGGACGATCCGGAAAAATTCGGCAACTATGTATACGCCCGGGGCTCGAATCCGACCCGGGAAGCGCTCGAACATACGATCGCGCTCCTGGAGAGCGGGTCCAGGGGATATGCCTTCTCGTCCGGCATGGCCGCCATATCCTCGACCTTTCTTCTTCTGAAGCCGGGGGATCACGTGGTGGTGGCGGAGGACGTCTATGGCGGGACTTATAAAATACTCACCACCCTTTTCACGCGCTGGGGACTCGACCACACCTTCGTCGATATGACATTTCCCGACCGTATCGAGAAGGCACTGACATCGAATTCCAAGGCGATCTTTGCGGAAACCCCCTCCAATCCTACTCTTAAGATCACGAACCTCCCTGCGGTCGTGGAGATAGCCCGCAGGAGGGGGCTTCTTACCATCATAGACAATACCTTCATGAGTCCCTATTTTCAAAGACCGATCGAATTGGGGTTCGATATCGTGCTCCACAGTGCAACGAAATTCGTGGGAGGACACAGCGATGTGATAGCAGGTCTCGCGGTCACCGGTGATAAAAAATGGGGCACCCGACTGGGAGAGATTCAGACTTATTTCGGATCGGTTCTCGGGCCTCAGGATTCATGGCTTCTCCTCCGGGGTATCAAAACCCTTTCGGCAAGAATGGAGGCACAGCAAAAAAGTGCGGAGATGATGGCAAACTGGCTCTCCGGACATCCCGCCGTGAAGCACGTCTATTATCCCACCCTGCCCTCCCATCCCGGCAGAGAGATCCACTTGCGGCAGGCTACGGGCGGGGGGGCCGTGGTATCTTTCGAATTAGCGGACGGCAAGGCTGCGAAGCACGTGCTGAGGCGGGTAAAGCTGCCCCTGATGGCGGTAAGCCTCGGCGGTGTGGAAAGTATACTTTCCTACCCCGCAACCATGTCCCATTCTTCCATGTCACCCGAAGAGAGGGGCAGAAGGGGCATCTCGGACGGGTTGGTCCGGTTCTCGGTAGGTCTCGAAGATCCCCTCGATCTTTGTGACGATCTGGAGCAGGCTATGAAAGGCCTGAGCCCTGCAAAATAA
- the thiH gene encoding 2-iminoacetate synthase ThiH, which produces MTHNRFAHFDPLRLKINDLKLIFGNEDRGLLEELAGAARAVTRQYFGRVISLYAPLYISNYCRNRCVYCGFQAARTRVVRSKLTLSEIERECEALASTGIRSCLMLTGESRFHSPPSYIKEAVVIAGRYFPNVSLEVYALETEEYASLFHAGADGVTMFQETYDRERYDELHLAGPKKDYDYRYLAPGRMAEAGFRHLGMGPLLGLTEWHEEVPRFFAHVHSLEKDYPGVEYTLSFPRIRPVPADKGRYFEVNDRDMVKIVSVGRLLFPRAGINLSTRESPSFRDRIIEFGVTKMSAGSLTSVGGYADREKAQGDGQFEVHDPRSLVEIKEMLIKKGYDPVVTDWRNIAQA; this is translated from the coding sequence ATGACACATAACAGATTTGCCCATTTTGACCCGCTCCGCTTGAAGATAAATGATTTGAAGCTCATCTTCGGGAATGAAGACAGGGGTCTTCTCGAGGAACTTGCCGGGGCCGCCCGGGCAGTCACGCGTCAGTATTTCGGCCGGGTGATAAGCCTCTATGCGCCCCTTTATATCTCCAACTATTGCCGGAACCGGTGTGTCTACTGTGGATTTCAGGCGGCCCGCACCCGCGTGGTCAGGAGTAAGCTCACCCTTTCCGAGATAGAGAGGGAGTGCGAGGCCCTGGCCTCCACGGGAATACGCAGCTGTCTCATGCTTACCGGCGAATCCCGTTTTCATTCCCCACCGTCATACATCAAGGAGGCGGTCGTCATTGCGGGGAGATATTTCCCGAACGTGTCACTTGAAGTATATGCCCTCGAAACCGAAGAATATGCCTCCCTTTTTCACGCGGGCGCCGACGGAGTGACCATGTTCCAGGAAACCTATGACCGGGAGAGGTACGACGAGCTTCATCTCGCGGGTCCGAAAAAGGATTACGATTACCGCTATCTCGCTCCCGGAAGAATGGCGGAGGCCGGGTTCAGACATTTAGGTATGGGCCCCCTCCTTGGCCTCACGGAGTGGCACGAGGAAGTACCGAGGTTTTTCGCCCATGTACACTCTCTGGAAAAGGATTACCCGGGCGTGGAATATACCCTCTCTTTCCCCCGTATACGACCCGTGCCTGCGGATAAAGGCCGATATTTCGAAGTGAACGACCGAGATATGGTTAAAATAGTGTCCGTGGGGAGGCTTCTTTTTCCGAGGGCAGGCATAAACCTTTCCACGAGGGAAAGCCCCTCTTTCAGAGATCGCATCATCGAATTCGGCGTTACCAAGATGTCCGCGGGCTCTCTTACCAGTGTCGGGGGATATGCCGACAGGGAAAAAGCGCAGGGGGACGGGCAGTTCGAGGTCCACGACCCCCGGAGCCTCGTGGAAATCAAAGAGATGCTCATCAAGAAAGGCTATGACCCGGTAGTAACCGACTGGCGGAACATCGCACAGGCTTAA
- the metW gene encoding methionine biosynthesis protein MetW — translation MSPDHEAILQIVEEGSSVLDLGCGNGDLLFLLVKGKKIKAQGIEIDDKAIFACVARGLSVFQDDIDTGLPEYSDKSFDYVILNQSIQQVRKPATVLEEALRVGRKVIVGIPNFAYIKSRMQIFFDGRVPVTPSLPYEWYDTPNLHFLSLTDFTDFCRKRAIRIERAIYLGKKGRVSLFPNLFAQTGIFVLSE, via the coding sequence ATGAGCCCCGACCATGAGGCGATCCTTCAGATTGTGGAGGAAGGATCTTCAGTCCTCGATCTCGGGTGTGGAAACGGCGACCTCCTCTTCCTGCTTGTAAAAGGAAAAAAGATAAAAGCCCAGGGAATAGAAATTGACGATAAGGCGATATTTGCCTGCGTGGCCCGCGGTCTCAGCGTATTTCAGGATGATATCGATACCGGGCTCCCCGAATATTCGGATAAATCATTCGATTATGTGATTCTCAATCAATCCATCCAGCAGGTCAGGAAACCGGCCACCGTGCTCGAAGAGGCGCTTCGGGTGGGGAGGAAAGTGATTGTGGGGATCCCCAACTTTGCGTATATTAAATCGAGAATGCAGATCTTTTTCGATGGCAGAGTGCCCGTCACCCCGTCCCTTCCCTATGAATGGTACGATACACCCAATCTGCACTTCCTGAGCCTCACCGACTTCACCGATTTTTGCAGGAAGAGGGCCATCAGAATCGAAAGGGCAATTTATCTGGGGAAGAAGGGGAGGGTAAGCCTTTTTCCCAATCTCTTTGCCCAGACCGGGATTTTCGTGCTTTCGGAATAG
- the thiE gene encoding thiamine phosphate synthase produces the protein MKKEPFTRDLYIVSDSVGVLIKAVEDGASIIQLRDKKSDEDEIIRKAHEILAYKKVKPFLFILNDNPELAKKTGADGVHIGQDMSTREARTIAGPEMIVGKTTHSLEQAMLAVREGADYVSVGPVFATPTKPGRPAVGLPYVREAAAHLDIPFVAIGGIDLTNIDEVLEAGAKTVGVVRAYGEAGELLKRIRGGEK, from the coding sequence ATGAAGAAAGAACCCTTTACGAGAGACTTGTATATTGTTTCCGATTCTGTCGGGGTGCTGATCAAGGCAGTGGAGGACGGCGCATCAATCATACAGCTCCGCGACAAGAAGAGTGATGAGGATGAGATAATCCGGAAGGCCCATGAAATTCTGGCGTATAAGAAGGTCAAGCCCTTTCTTTTCATTCTTAATGATAATCCTGAGCTGGCGAAGAAAACCGGGGCGGACGGGGTCCACATAGGACAGGACATGTCAACCAGGGAGGCTCGGACGATCGCGGGCCCGGAGATGATCGTGGGGAAGACCACCCATTCTCTGGAACAGGCGATGCTGGCCGTGCGGGAAGGGGCGGACTACGTGTCCGTAGGGCCCGTTTTTGCCACACCAACCAAGCCGGGACGGCCGGCAGTGGGGCTTCCGTACGTGAGAGAGGCGGCCGCGCACCTTGACATACCTTTTGTCGCAATCGGAGGTATAGACCTTACCAATATTGACGAGGTGCTGGAAGCAGGGGCAAAGACCGTCGGGGTGGTACGGGCCTATGGCGAAGCCGGGGAGCTACTCAAACGGATCAGAGGCGGGGAGAAGTGA
- the cysK gene encoding cysteine synthase A — protein MGRIFDDNSYSIGNSPLIRLNKIVDGAKATVLGKVEGRNPAYSVKCRIGAAMVWDAEKRGVLKPGMTIIEPTSGNTGIALAYVAAARGYGIVLTMPETMSIERRKILKAFGANLILTDAAKGMKGAIEKATEVAASDPSRYFMPQQFENPANPAIHETTTAVEIWNDTDGAMDILVSGVGTGGTITGVSRYFKKTKGKKIISVAVEPTHSPVLTQTKNGEPLKPGPHKIQGIGAGFVPKVLDLELVDRIEQVTNDEAMEMSRRLAREEGILSGISCGAAAAVAVRIAREPGSAGKTIVVILPDAGERYLSTPLFEGMFSGVESATASSGLI, from the coding sequence ATGGGAAGGATTTTCGACGATAATTCTTATTCCATAGGCAACTCGCCTCTCATCCGCCTCAACAAGATAGTTGACGGCGCGAAGGCGACGGTTCTCGGCAAGGTGGAAGGCAGGAACCCGGCATATTCCGTGAAGTGCAGGATCGGGGCGGCCATGGTGTGGGACGCGGAGAAGAGAGGGGTACTTAAACCCGGTATGACGATCATCGAACCTACATCGGGCAATACGGGAATTGCTCTCGCGTATGTGGCGGCAGCCCGCGGATACGGGATCGTCCTTACCATGCCGGAAACGATGAGCATCGAGCGCAGGAAGATTCTCAAGGCCTTCGGGGCGAACCTGATCCTCACCGATGCGGCAAAAGGCATGAAAGGGGCAATAGAAAAGGCGACGGAAGTGGCGGCGAGCGATCCGTCCCGCTATTTTATGCCTCAGCAATTCGAGAACCCTGCAAATCCCGCCATCCATGAGACGACTACCGCGGTGGAAATATGGAACGACACCGACGGCGCCATGGATATCCTTGTATCGGGCGTGGGCACGGGCGGCACCATTACGGGGGTAAGCCGCTATTTCAAAAAAACCAAAGGGAAGAAGATCATATCCGTGGCTGTTGAGCCTACCCACTCGCCGGTCCTCACCCAAACGAAGAATGGAGAGCCCTTGAAGCCGGGTCCCCACAAGATCCAGGGTATCGGCGCAGGCTTCGTGCCTAAGGTACTCGACCTCGAGCTCGTGGACAGGATCGAACAGGTGACGAACGATGAGGCGATGGAGATGTCGCGCCGCCTTGCGCGCGAGGAAGGCATTCTCTCCGGTATTTCCTGTGGCGCAGCCGCCGCAGTTGCGGTCCGGATCGCCAGGGAACCAGGCAGTGCGGGGAAAACAATAGTCGTCATCCTGCCGGATGCGGGGGAGCGCTATCTTTCCACCCCACTCTTTGAGGGCATGTTTTCCGGCGTTGAGAGTGCAACCGCATCAAGCGGTCTGATATAA
- a CDS encoding Rrf2 family transcriptional regulator: MKISTKGRYGLRALIDLAIHGKSGLPVFLSEIAKRQEISDKYLEQIATQLQRGGLVRTIRGRKGGYLLNKPEGQIRLSEIITVLEGPFSLVDCVKDPGTCAKSGACSTRDIWGELSSKIEEVLASYTLEDIVAMENAKGGAECGMYYI, encoded by the coding sequence ATGAAGATTTCAACGAAAGGCAGATACGGCCTCAGGGCGCTTATCGATCTCGCGATACACGGCAAGAGCGGGCTGCCCGTCTTCCTGTCGGAGATTGCAAAAAGACAGGAGATCTCGGATAAGTACCTTGAGCAGATCGCGACCCAGCTTCAGCGGGGAGGCTTGGTGCGAACCATACGGGGAAGAAAAGGCGGCTACCTTCTCAACAAGCCTGAGGGTCAGATCAGGCTCTCGGAAATTATCACGGTTTTGGAAGGACCTTTTAGCCTGGTAGACTGCGTGAAAGATCCCGGGACGTGCGCGAAGTCGGGGGCCTGCTCCACGAGAGACATCTGGGGAGAGTTGAGCAGTAAAATCGAAGAGGTGCTCGCAAGCTATACGCTCGAGGATATCGTTGCCATGGAAAACGCCAAGGGCGGGGCTGAATGCGGCATGTATTACATATAA
- a CDS encoding homoserine O-acetyltransferase → MTTRDGSIGLVEPEHFTFAELKLESGEVLGPVTLEYETYGALNEDRSNAVLITHALTGDAHAAGFHKGDKNPGWWDNMIGPGKAFDTNRYFVVCSNVIGGCRGSTGPSSPNPKTGRPYGLEFPIVTIGDMVNAQVRLTEHLGIKRLLSVAGGSMGGMQVLQWAVAHPDKIRSAIPIATTAVHSPQQIAFNEVGRQAIMADPHWNGGEYYGRRLPVKGLSVARMVGHITYMSDESMNEKFGRRFREEKQPLKFGADFEVEGYLHYRGDNFIKRFDPNSYLYVTKAIDYFDLSNGQGLHNLLKGINARFLIIAFKSDWLYPSYQSQEIARACKKAGVEAIYCELNSTYGHDAFLVEVSEQSHLITHFLARAGQQV, encoded by the coding sequence GTGACGACCCGTGACGGGAGCATAGGGCTTGTGGAGCCGGAGCACTTTACCTTTGCCGAGCTTAAGCTCGAGAGTGGAGAGGTGCTCGGTCCCGTCACCCTCGAGTATGAGACCTATGGGGCGCTCAATGAGGACAGATCGAATGCGGTCCTCATTACCCACGCGCTGACCGGCGATGCCCACGCCGCGGGATTTCACAAAGGCGACAAAAACCCCGGCTGGTGGGACAATATGATCGGTCCCGGGAAGGCCTTTGACACAAACCGGTATTTTGTGGTCTGTTCCAACGTGATCGGAGGTTGCCGGGGCTCGACAGGCCCGTCATCGCCGAATCCCAAGACAGGAAGGCCCTATGGGCTTGAATTCCCCATTGTCACCATTGGGGATATGGTAAACGCCCAGGTCCGTCTGACGGAGCACCTCGGGATAAAGAGGCTCCTGTCCGTGGCGGGCGGCTCCATGGGAGGCATGCAGGTCCTCCAATGGGCCGTCGCCCACCCCGATAAAATACGATCCGCCATACCCATCGCCACTACCGCGGTCCATTCGCCTCAGCAGATTGCATTCAACGAAGTGGGCAGGCAGGCGATCATGGCGGACCCCCATTGGAACGGAGGGGAATATTACGGCCGCCGGCTTCCGGTAAAGGGCTTGAGTGTGGCCAGAATGGTGGGGCACATCACCTACATGAGTGATGAGTCGATGAACGAAAAATTCGGGAGGAGGTTCAGGGAAGAAAAGCAGCCCCTCAAGTTCGGGGCAGATTTCGAGGTGGAAGGGTACCTTCATTACAGGGGAGATAACTTCATCAAACGCTTTGACCCGAATTCCTATCTTTATGTCACGAAAGCCATAGATTATTTCGACCTTTCGAACGGCCAGGGCCTCCACAACTTGCTGAAAGGCATAAACGCCCGATTTCTCATCATCGCCTTCAAATCCGACTGGCTTTATCCTTCCTATCAGTCCCAGGAGATCGCACGGGCATGCAAGAAGGCCGGGGTAGAGGCGATCTATTGCGAGCTCAATTCCACCTACGGCCATGACGCGTTCCTCGTCGAGGTATCGGAGCAGAGCCATCTCATCACCCATTTTCTCGCCAGGGCAGGGCAGCAGGTATGA
- the thiS gene encoding sulfur carrier protein ThiS, translated as MKIEVNGRERDVPEGASLHDFILGTGVKPEGVIAELNRRVMGRDLWKETLLSSGDSLELVSLVGGG; from the coding sequence GTGAAAATAGAGGTTAACGGCAGGGAAAGGGACGTACCGGAAGGGGCGAGCCTCCACGATTTTATCCTTGGAACAGGGGTAAAGCCTGAGGGGGTTATCGCCGAGTTGAACCGGAGAGTAATGGGGCGGGATTTATGGAAAGAGACGCTTCTCTCTTCCGGTGATTCCCTTGAACTCGTATCCCTGGTGGGAGGCGGATAG
- a CDS encoding ThiF family adenylyltransferase gives MEKPVVPPEQEITVEDARELLARDSRTIPIDIRGSREIYLGYIRGARFIAPGLIEGEWNKLSPDPSTPIIVYCAVGDRSISVAAKLREMGFANARSLAGGYDAWLSRGGEIISDGRLTVHQLNRYSRNMLLKEIGEEGQLKLLNAKVLVVGAGGLASSALPYLAAAGVGTLGIVDFDRVDLSNLNRQVIHGTGDIGRLKVDSAVDFIEEINPDVKVIPYRGRLTRENASEIIEAFDIVMDATDNLDTKFLLNDACYFAGKPYVFGGAVGFDGQAGVFWPKKGGPCLRCLFPTPPPRHLTPT, from the coding sequence ATGGAAAAACCGGTAGTTCCCCCGGAACAGGAAATCACGGTCGAGGATGCAAGGGAGTTGCTTGCCCGCGATAGCAGGACAATACCGATCGATATACGGGGCAGCAGGGAAATTTACCTCGGCTACATCAGGGGGGCTCGCTTTATTGCCCCCGGTCTCATCGAAGGGGAATGGAATAAACTTTCTCCGGACCCCTCAACGCCGATCATAGTCTATTGCGCGGTAGGCGACCGATCGATCTCCGTCGCCGCAAAACTGAGAGAAATGGGTTTTGCCAATGCCCGCTCTCTGGCGGGAGGTTACGATGCGTGGTTGAGCAGGGGGGGTGAGATCATATCGGATGGCAGGCTTACGGTCCACCAGTTGAACCGCTATAGCAGGAATATGCTCCTCAAAGAGATCGGTGAAGAGGGGCAGCTTAAACTTTTGAATGCCAAAGTCCTTGTAGTGGGCGCGGGGGGTCTTGCATCTTCCGCTCTGCCCTACCTTGCCGCAGCGGGCGTAGGCACATTGGGCATCGTCGATTTCGACCGGGTAGACCTCTCGAACCTCAACCGCCAGGTAATCCATGGAACGGGCGACATAGGGAGGCTCAAGGTCGACTCGGCCGTGGATTTCATAGAAGAGATTAACCCGGATGTAAAGGTGATCCCCTACAGGGGCCGCCTGACCCGGGAGAATGCCTCTGAAATTATTGAAGCCTTCGACATCGTCATGGATGCTACCGACAACCTCGATACGAAGTTCCTCCTCAATGACGCATGTTATTTTGCTGGAAAACCCTATGTATTCGGCGGGGCGGTAGGCTTCGACGGCCAGGCAGGCGTATTCTGGCCGAAGAAAGGAGGCCCCTGCCTGAGGTGCCTTTTTCCCACCCCACCTCCGCGCCACCTCACACCTACCTGA
- a CDS encoding thiazole synthase, translated as MEDVLKIGGKYLKSRFILGTGKFASKEIMRETIERSGTQVVTVALRRIDLEQSEENIISFVPEDVTLLVNTSGARNAEEAIRIARIAREAGYGDWVKIEVINDSRYLLPDNSETIKATEVLASEGFVVLPYMHPDLYAARALVKAGAAAVMPLGSLIGSNQGVKMRTLIEVLIDEITEVPIIVDAGIGRPSHAAEAMEMGAHGVLVNTAVAVAGDPVAMAVAFAKGIEAGRMAYLAGPGRECAHASPSSPLTGFLYDT; from the coding sequence ATGGAAGACGTGCTGAAAATTGGCGGGAAATATCTCAAGAGCAGGTTTATTCTCGGAACGGGAAAATTTGCGAGCAAAGAAATAATGCGGGAGACTATAGAACGATCGGGGACGCAGGTGGTGACGGTGGCACTCAGGCGTATCGACCTCGAACAGTCGGAAGAGAATATCATCTCCTTTGTGCCGGAGGATGTAACGCTCCTCGTGAATACCTCGGGTGCGCGAAATGCCGAGGAAGCAATACGGATCGCCCGTATTGCACGTGAGGCCGGGTACGGAGATTGGGTGAAGATCGAAGTTATCAACGACAGCCGTTATCTTCTGCCTGACAATTCGGAGACGATAAAGGCAACGGAGGTCCTCGCTTCGGAGGGATTTGTGGTGCTTCCTTACATGCATCCCGATCTCTATGCGGCCAGAGCGCTGGTGAAGGCGGGAGCAGCGGCGGTTATGCCTTTGGGCTCCCTTATCGGCTCGAATCAGGGGGTGAAGATGCGTACCCTGATAGAAGTGCTCATCGATGAAATCACTGAAGTGCCCATCATCGTCGATGCAGGCATAGGACGTCCGTCTCATGCGGCGGAAGCCATGGAAATGGGCGCCCATGGAGTGCTCGTCAATACTGCGGTTGCCGTGGCAGGGGACCCTGTTGCCATGGCCGTTGCCTTTGCAAAAGGGATAGAAGCGGGAAGAATGGCTTATCTCGCGGGACCGGGACGGGAGTGCGCCCATGCGAGCCCTTCCTCTCCCTTGACGGGGTTTCTTTATGACACATAA
- a CDS encoding ABC transporter permease yields the protein MKAIYVLWLRQLKRYWRSKARIVGSLGQPLLFLLALGYGFGPIYTKAGGGNYIEFLAPGIIAMSILFSATFAGMEVLWDRQFGFLKEILVAPVSRMRIMIGRTLGGATVAIFQGMLVFLLALIFGFRPVDPSMVPLALVFMALIAVTFTAFGTAVACVIEDMQGFQLIMNFLVMPTFFLSGALFPMQSLPRPVVIVSSLNPLAYGVDALRGILTHGSQFGLMTDLGILVLTAAAIMAFGSYLFSRIQV from the coding sequence ATGAAAGCTATTTACGTATTGTGGCTAAGACAACTGAAAAGATATTGGCGGTCAAAGGCAAGGATCGTAGGCTCTCTCGGACAGCCGCTCCTTTTTCTTCTCGCCCTCGGATACGGTTTCGGTCCTATCTACACGAAGGCAGGGGGAGGGAACTATATAGAATTTCTCGCCCCCGGCATTATCGCCATGAGCATCCTCTTCAGCGCGACCTTTGCAGGTATGGAGGTCTTATGGGACAGACAGTTCGGATTCCTGAAGGAGATACTCGTGGCGCCGGTGTCCAGGATGAGGATCATGATCGGTCGTACTCTCGGCGGGGCAACGGTGGCCATATTCCAGGGCATGCTTGTCTTCTTACTCGCCCTCATATTCGGGTTTCGGCCGGTGGACCCCTCCATGGTACCCCTGGCCCTCGTATTTATGGCGCTCATTGCCGTAACCTTTACCGCCTTCGGTACGGCCGTCGCCTGCGTGATCGAAGATATGCAGGGATTTCAGCTCATTATGAACTTCCTGGTCATGCCTACTTTTTTTCTGTCCGGGGCCCTTTTCCCCATGCAGAGCCTGCCCCGGCCCGTAGTCATCGTCTCCTCTCTCAATCCGCTCGCTTACGGCGTGGACGCCTTGAGGGGCATTTTGACTCACGGTTCGCAGTTCGGTCTGATGACGGATCTGGGGATATTGGTTCTGACTGCAGCGGCGATAATGGCGTTCGGGAGTTACCTCTTTTCGAGGATACAGGTATGA
- a CDS encoding O-acetylhomoserine aminocarboxypropyltransferase/cysteine synthase family protein, which produces MANWRPDTIALHVGQEQPDPATGARAVPIYQTSSYVFDSSEHAANLFALKEFGNIYTRIMNPTTDVFERRMAALEGGTGALAVASGQAAETLALLNITRVGDEIVAGNNLYGGTYQLLHYTFEKLGRHVVFVDSADPEEFRKAITPRTRALYAETVGNPKLDVPDFVRLAQIAHEAGIPLVVDNTVGVGLVKPIDYGADVVVISATKFVGGHGTSIGGVIVDSGNFDWGSGKFPDYTEPDPSYHGLVFREAFGNVPGMGNVAFILRARVIWLRDIGPALSPFNAFLFLQGLETLPLRIRRHSENALEVARFLKDHPRVNWVNYPGLPEHRSHELAKKYLKGGFGAIIGFGIKGGLEAGKKFINGVKLLSHLANIGDAKSLVIHPASTTHQQLTREEQEATGVTEDFIRLSIGLEDVADIKEDIDQALAQAEG; this is translated from the coding sequence ATGGCTAATTGGAGACCCGATACGATCGCCTTGCACGTGGGCCAGGAGCAGCCCGATCCCGCGACGGGGGCAAGGGCTGTGCCCATATACCAGACATCGTCATATGTATTCGACAGCAGCGAACATGCAGCGAACCTTTTTGCCCTGAAGGAGTTCGGAAATATCTATACCCGTATCATGAACCCCACGACCGATGTCTTCGAGCGGCGGATGGCCGCCCTGGAAGGCGGGACAGGCGCCCTTGCCGTTGCTTCGGGCCAGGCGGCGGAAACCTTGGCGCTGCTCAATATCACGAGGGTCGGCGACGAGATCGTAGCAGGAAACAACCTCTACGGCGGGACGTACCAGCTCCTCCATTATACCTTCGAGAAATTGGGCCGCCATGTGGTATTCGTCGATTCCGCCGACCCGGAGGAATTCAGAAAGGCGATTACCCCCAGGACGAGGGCCCTCTATGCGGAAACCGTGGGGAACCCCAAGCTCGACGTGCCCGATTTCGTGAGACTCGCTCAAATAGCCCATGAGGCAGGGATTCCTCTGGTGGTAGACAACACGGTAGGAGTGGGCCTCGTAAAGCCGATAGATTACGGTGCAGACGTAGTGGTCATATCAGCCACCAAGTTCGTAGGCGGACACGGCACCTCCATAGGGGGAGTCATTGTGGATTCGGGCAACTTCGACTGGGGGAGCGGCAAATTCCCCGATTATACCGAACCCGATCCCAGCTACCACGGACTCGTCTTCCGGGAGGCTTTCGGCAATGTGCCGGGTATGGGCAACGTGGCATTTATCTTAAGGGCGCGTGTCATATGGCTCCGGGACATTGGTCCGGCCTTGAGCCCGTTTAATGCCTTTCTTTTCCTCCAGGGATTGGAAACCCTTCCGTTACGCATACGCAGGCACTCGGAAAATGCCCTCGAAGTGGCGCGTTTCCTTAAGGACCATCCACGGGTCAACTGGGTGAATTATCCCGGGCTGCCGGAACACAGAAGTCATGAGCTCGCAAAGAAGTATCTGAAAGGCGGGTTCGGCGCCATCATCGGTTTCGGTATAAAGGGAGGGTTGGAGGCAGGCAAGAAATTCATAAACGGGGTAAAACTTCTTTCCCACCTCGCAAATATCGGCGATGCCAAGAGTCTCGTGATCCACCCTGCCTCGACCACTCACCAGCAGTTGACGCGGGAAGAGCAGGAGGCCACCGGGGTGACGGAGGATTTTATAAGGCTTTCCATCGGTCTGGAGGATGTGGCGGATATCAAGGAAGATATCGATCAGGCCCTCGCGCAGGCTGAGGGGTGA